The following proteins come from a genomic window of Pirellula staleyi DSM 6068:
- a CDS encoding alkaline phosphatase family protein encodes MPSQSLGALKAGSLVGRLPLAAVLGMIGWLALAAPLRGESPKLVVVISVDQYCQEYMNRFRPTLVSPPDQQPGMLAEVLAKGTMFTECHHRHAFTVTAPGHAVQMTGTYPSRTGVIGNDWFDRETGKDRYCVSDPQETIVGFPTGKPMSPRVLETDTVGDRMKLATGGRSKVIGVAIKDRAAILMTGHRADAAYWLQNNHWVTSTYYRNDLPGYLRVLNDQKAIDQFRGKVWDLLLPESAYTKSSPDDMPYENPPANFDTKFPHEFAKLGELNEDKFGDQVLYSPFGNDYTLQAAREIVIGEKLGGDEYPDFLAINFSSNDYVGHAFGPYSMEVEDITYRTDRQILGFTKFLDEQVGAGKWTLMITADHGVAPIPEWAAEQKIPAKRNPLGSLSQLKDKLEARVRSAIGAETSEKPVILDFSENAVLFDHAHEKLVGTQSRELAERAVRDMLLEQDGIASAFTRSDLLAGGQGKLFEQVSLAFHPRRSGDVLYVLKPYCITGGSGKGTTHGSPYFYDTHVPCLLLGCGIQKQVSDRPVSPACLASTIAQLLGIDPPAGNIEQPLIEALAK; translated from the coding sequence ATGCCATCACAGTCTCTCGGAGCCCTCAAGGCAGGGTCGCTTGTGGGTCGTTTGCCTCTCGCTGCTGTGCTGGGCATGATCGGCTGGCTAGCACTTGCCGCGCCGCTGCGGGGCGAGTCGCCCAAGCTGGTGGTGGTGATCAGCGTCGATCAGTACTGCCAAGAGTACATGAACCGCTTTCGCCCGACCCTCGTCTCCCCCCCCGATCAGCAGCCCGGCATGCTCGCCGAAGTGCTGGCCAAAGGGACGATGTTCACCGAGTGCCATCATCGGCACGCTTTCACGGTGACAGCTCCCGGGCATGCCGTGCAGATGACCGGCACCTATCCATCGCGCACTGGGGTGATCGGCAACGACTGGTTCGATCGCGAGACGGGGAAAGATCGCTACTGCGTGAGCGACCCCCAAGAAACGATCGTCGGCTTTCCGACCGGCAAACCGATGTCTCCACGCGTGCTCGAGACCGACACCGTCGGGGACCGAATGAAACTCGCAACTGGCGGACGATCGAAAGTGATTGGGGTGGCGATCAAAGACCGAGCTGCGATTTTGATGACCGGCCATCGCGCCGACGCTGCTTACTGGCTGCAGAACAATCACTGGGTCACCAGCACCTACTATCGCAACGATCTGCCAGGCTACTTGCGTGTGCTCAACGACCAAAAAGCGATCGACCAGTTCCGGGGGAAAGTTTGGGATCTGCTGCTGCCGGAATCGGCCTACACCAAGAGCAGCCCCGATGACATGCCGTACGAAAATCCTCCAGCCAATTTCGATACCAAGTTTCCGCACGAGTTTGCCAAACTGGGAGAGCTCAACGAGGACAAGTTCGGCGATCAGGTCCTCTACTCACCGTTTGGGAACGACTACACGTTGCAGGCAGCGCGCGAGATTGTGATCGGCGAGAAACTGGGGGGCGATGAGTATCCCGATTTCCTGGCAATCAACTTTTCGAGCAACGACTATGTGGGACACGCCTTTGGCCCCTACAGCATGGAAGTGGAAGACATCACCTATCGCACCGATCGTCAGATTCTCGGCTTCACGAAGTTTCTCGACGAGCAAGTCGGAGCGGGGAAGTGGACACTGATGATCACAGCCGATCATGGTGTGGCACCGATTCCAGAATGGGCGGCAGAGCAGAAGATTCCTGCGAAGCGCAATCCGCTCGGGAGTCTTTCGCAACTCAAGGACAAACTCGAGGCCCGCGTGCGGAGCGCGATTGGGGCGGAAACGAGCGAAAAACCGGTGATTTTGGACTTCTCGGAAAATGCTGTGCTGTTTGATCACGCCCATGAAAAGCTCGTCGGCACACAATCGCGCGAGCTGGCCGAACGAGCGGTGCGCGACATGCTGCTCGAGCAAGATGGTATCGCGTCAGCTTTCACGCGCAGCGATTTGCTCGCCGGTGGTCAGGGAAAGTTGTTCGAGCAAGTGAGCCTGGCGTTTCATCCACGTCGCAGCGGCGATGTGCTGTACGTGCTCAAGCCCTACTGCATCACAGGCGGAAGTGGTAAAGGGACAACGCACGGGAGTCCTTATTTCTACGACACGCATGTTCCCTGCTTGCTGCTGGGATGTGGCATTCAAAAGCAGGTGAGCGATCGGCCAGTGAGCCCCGCTTGTCTCGCCTCGACGATTGCGCAGCTGCTCGGCATCGATCCACCGGCTGGAAATATCGAGCAGCCGCTCATCGAAGCACTGGCTAAATAG
- a CDS encoding glycosyltransferase family 4 protein: protein MQRPAIYYVDDGFDTSGKRLVGRQAAGEGFLRAMARYTTSDVLYGATSNKRSIDAMQQRVAPDLRHDVRLEWLKLFLPEEMRRASVVYRSDPVLGELAWQRRFFDQRAYSLCGLTHTICSREAMQAIGDMLTLPLQPWDAVICTSQSVRTSVAEIHANYQEYLAERTGGKPSISLQLPVIPLGVDCDEQQKYRQQAQTRKALRKTLEVADDDVLVMFLGRLNFYTKAHPTPLWMAASQAAAKCKTKLHLLMVGWFEDEREEQAYRAAAKTFAPNVATSFLDGRQPELRAAAWSAADLFVSPVDNVQETFGLTPLEAMAAGIPVIVSDWNGYRETVRDGIDGFRIPTIAPPAGTGIDLAHRYNGDTNLYSQVVARLSMATTVDPAFLAQALVRLIDDKTLRQKMGAEGARYAREKFDWRVVIGLYEQLWEELARIRGAAPETAPRRPDQPAAPLCDDLLRVFANYATHTISESTPLFLGTHYSPENLPKLASEWMSNFGRDSRLPAEELQRIMLVVEMMPGIRVDQLGLAALDAISIRSLGYLLKFGLLATHPTQLSS from the coding sequence ATGCAACGACCGGCGATTTATTACGTCGACGACGGGTTCGACACGAGTGGCAAGCGACTTGTCGGCAGACAAGCGGCTGGCGAAGGTTTTTTGCGCGCGATGGCGCGCTATACCACCAGCGATGTGCTCTACGGCGCTACGTCGAACAAGCGTTCGATCGACGCGATGCAGCAGCGCGTGGCGCCCGATCTGCGTCACGATGTGCGGCTCGAGTGGCTCAAGCTTTTCCTCCCCGAGGAGATGCGCCGCGCCAGTGTGGTGTATCGCAGCGATCCGGTCCTCGGCGAACTCGCGTGGCAACGACGCTTCTTCGATCAGCGCGCCTATAGCCTCTGTGGACTCACGCACACCATCTGCTCGCGCGAGGCGATGCAAGCAATCGGCGACATGCTCACCCTGCCGCTGCAGCCGTGGGACGCCGTGATCTGCACGTCGCAATCGGTGCGCACTTCTGTCGCCGAAATCCACGCGAATTATCAGGAGTATCTGGCCGAGCGAACCGGTGGAAAACCGTCGATTTCCCTTCAATTACCGGTGATTCCGCTCGGTGTCGACTGCGATGAGCAGCAGAAATATCGTCAGCAAGCCCAGACGCGAAAAGCGCTGCGCAAGACCCTCGAAGTGGCCGACGACGACGTGCTGGTGATGTTCCTCGGACGTCTGAACTTCTATACCAAAGCGCATCCCACTCCCCTGTGGATGGCCGCATCGCAAGCAGCTGCGAAGTGCAAAACGAAACTCCATTTGCTGATGGTCGGCTGGTTTGAAGATGAGCGCGAGGAGCAAGCCTATCGCGCGGCGGCCAAAACTTTCGCGCCGAACGTAGCGACCAGCTTTCTCGATGGACGACAGCCGGAACTGCGCGCGGCGGCTTGGAGCGCCGCAGATCTGTTTGTTTCGCCGGTCGATAATGTCCAAGAGACGTTTGGCCTGACACCGCTCGAAGCGATGGCAGCGGGAATACCGGTGATCGTTTCAGACTGGAACGGTTATCGCGAAACGGTGCGCGATGGGATCGATGGATTTCGGATTCCGACCATCGCGCCGCCAGCTGGTACTGGAATCGACTTAGCGCATCGCTACAACGGCGACACGAATCTCTACAGCCAAGTGGTGGCGCGACTTTCGATGGCCACCACGGTCGATCCAGCGTTCTTAGCACAGGCTTTGGTGCGGCTGATCGACGACAAAACATTGCGGCAAAAAATGGGGGCCGAAGGGGCCCGCTATGCGCGCGAGAAGTTCGACTGGCGCGTGGTGATTGGACTTTACGAACAGCTGTGGGAAGAGCTCGCGCGGATACGTGGCGCCGCGCCGGAAACAGCGCCGCGACGCCCCGATCAGCCGGCAGCGCCACTGTGCGATGATCTGCTGCGGGTCTTTGCGAACTACGCCACCCACACGATTTCGGAAAGCACGCCGCTGTTCCTCGGAACGCATTATTCTCCGGAGAATCTGCCCAAATTAGCCTCCGAATGGATGAGCAACTTTGGCCGCGACTCGCGACTACCGGCAGAAGAACTGCAGCGGATTATGCTCGTGGTCGAGATGATGCCAGGGATTCGGGTCGATCAACTGGGTCTCGCCGCGCTCGATGCGATCAGCATCCGCTCGCTCGGCTATCTACTGAAGTTCGGGCTCCTGGCGACCCATCCTACGCAGCTATCTTCCTAG
- a CDS encoding TetR/AcrR family transcriptional regulator translates to MSTLTRKQREIREREQLILDISRRMLVEQGYAGLSMDRLADQTEYSKGVIYQHFASKEDLVMALAVQSAEARTQLFERATKFEGRPRERMLAIGVAGELFIRLHPYHAQSEQIVKMAGLDERATPERRSAMLSQEGCCFGVVKSVVDDAVQVGDLQLPASLTTADIVLALWALNFGGQAIIHTDRDLLVKFGITMPYNTIRMHCQTLLDGYGWRPLFTEWDYEATYRRILRDLFAEESLAAGMA, encoded by the coding sequence GTGAGCACACTAACTCGAAAACAACGTGAAATTCGCGAACGGGAGCAGTTGATCCTCGACATCTCCCGTCGAATGCTGGTGGAGCAAGGCTACGCGGGCCTCAGTATGGACCGCTTGGCCGACCAAACCGAGTATTCCAAAGGTGTTATTTACCAACACTTTGCGTCGAAAGAAGATCTCGTCATGGCCCTCGCCGTGCAGAGTGCGGAAGCACGTACGCAGCTGTTCGAGCGGGCCACGAAATTCGAGGGACGTCCTCGCGAGCGGATGCTGGCGATTGGTGTGGCGGGGGAGTTGTTCATTCGACTTCATCCCTACCATGCCCAGTCGGAACAAATTGTGAAAATGGCCGGGCTCGACGAACGAGCAACCCCCGAGCGTCGTTCCGCCATGCTTTCGCAAGAGGGATGCTGTTTTGGCGTGGTGAAAAGTGTGGTCGACGATGCAGTGCAGGTCGGCGATCTGCAGCTCCCCGCTTCGCTTACCACGGCCGATATCGTCCTGGCACTGTGGGCCCTCAACTTTGGCGGGCAAGCGATCATTCATACCGATCGCGATCTGCTCGTAAAGTTCGGTATCACCATGCCTTACAACACGATCCGGATGCATTGTCAGACCCTGCTTGATGGCTACGGCTGGCGCCCCCTCTTCACCGAGTGGGACTACGAAGCGACCTATCGGCGAATCCTCCGCGACCTGTTTGCCGAAGAATCGCTCGCTGCTGGCATGGCCTAA
- the polX gene encoding DNA polymerase/3'-5' exonuclease PolX — translation MTNEKIADAFDLIADLLEFQGANSFRVRAYRNSARTLRDYSGSLAELAQQGVAALKEIEGIGDDLAAKIIAMVETGKLAMLDELRSQVPESVLALLRIPGVGPKKAAALYKELGVKSLEELKSACEQGKVRELKGFAAKTEQLILQGLTIAAAGNERMLWYDADKVVQALLAHMRPCQAIDKLEVAGSYRRGKDSIGDLDLLVISRDVAGVMDHFAKFPPLQDVIARGDTKMSIRLDSNLQVDLRVVGEESFGAALQYFTGSKEHNVKLRSLAKERGLKINEYGVYRVEADGSETLVAGSTEAEVYATVDLPCFPPESREGRWEYEAARHQPFPALVELADIVCDLHMHTTATDGNNSIDEMATAARARGMQYIAITDHSQRVSVARGLTPDRVLAEWKKIDAWNAANDDEFVILKGIECDILEAGGMDLPDDVLAQGDFIIGSVHFGQKQSRAEITERILFALEHPHVHMIAHPTGRLINRREPYEVDITAVIAAAKKHKKLLEINANPQRLDLNEVLAAQAREAGVMLSINTDAHHTGGMDVMRCGILQARRAGATKADIANTLSLAKFKKLVLKK, via the coding sequence ATGACGAATGAAAAAATCGCCGATGCGTTCGACCTGATTGCCGACTTGCTCGAGTTTCAAGGGGCGAACAGCTTTCGCGTTCGGGCGTATCGCAATAGCGCGCGAACACTGCGCGACTACAGCGGATCGCTCGCCGAGCTCGCGCAGCAAGGGGTCGCCGCGCTCAAAGAGATCGAGGGAATCGGCGACGATCTAGCGGCGAAAATCATCGCCATGGTCGAGACTGGTAAGCTCGCCATGCTCGACGAACTCCGGAGCCAGGTTCCCGAGAGTGTCCTCGCGCTGCTGCGCATTCCAGGAGTCGGTCCCAAGAAAGCAGCCGCACTTTACAAAGAGCTTGGTGTGAAGTCGCTCGAGGAACTCAAAAGCGCGTGTGAGCAAGGAAAAGTGCGAGAACTCAAGGGATTTGCTGCAAAAACCGAACAGCTGATCTTGCAAGGACTCACCATCGCCGCCGCCGGCAACGAGCGGATGCTGTGGTACGACGCCGATAAAGTGGTGCAAGCCTTGCTCGCGCACATGCGCCCCTGTCAGGCGATTGATAAGCTCGAAGTGGCGGGGAGTTATCGCCGTGGCAAGGACTCGATTGGCGATCTCGATCTGCTTGTCATCTCGCGCGACGTCGCAGGGGTGATGGATCACTTTGCCAAGTTTCCACCCCTCCAGGATGTGATCGCGCGCGGCGATACCAAAATGTCGATCCGCCTTGATTCGAATCTGCAAGTCGACCTCCGCGTCGTTGGCGAAGAATCGTTCGGCGCGGCGCTGCAGTACTTCACCGGCTCGAAGGAACACAACGTCAAGCTCCGCTCGCTCGCCAAAGAGCGCGGCCTCAAGATCAACGAGTATGGTGTCTACCGGGTTGAGGCCGATGGTAGCGAAACGCTCGTCGCCGGGAGCACCGAAGCCGAGGTTTATGCTACGGTCGATTTGCCCTGTTTTCCGCCGGAATCGCGCGAGGGACGCTGGGAATACGAAGCGGCACGACACCAACCGTTTCCCGCGCTCGTCGAGCTTGCCGATATCGTTTGCGACCTGCACATGCACACCACAGCGACCGACGGCAACAACTCGATCGACGAAATGGCGACAGCAGCCCGCGCGCGAGGGATGCAGTACATCGCCATCACCGATCACTCGCAGCGCGTCTCGGTCGCTCGCGGCTTAACGCCCGATCGAGTCCTGGCCGAGTGGAAAAAAATCGACGCCTGGAATGCAGCCAACGACGATGAGTTTGTGATCCTCAAAGGGATCGAATGCGACATTCTCGAAGCGGGTGGAATGGACTTGCCCGACGACGTCCTGGCGCAAGGTGACTTCATCATCGGCAGCGTCCACTTCGGTCAAAAGCAATCGCGAGCCGAGATCACCGAGCGCATTTTGTTCGCGCTCGAGCACCCGCATGTCCACATGATTGCGCACCCCACTGGCCGGTTGATCAATCGTCGCGAGCCTTACGAAGTCGATATCACAGCTGTGATCGCCGCTGCCAAAAAACATAAAAAACTGCTCGAAATCAACGCCAATCCGCAGCGTCTCGACCTGAATGAAGTCCTCGCCGCGCAGGCCCGCGAAGCAGGAGTGATGCTCTCGATCAACACCGACGCCCACCACACCGGTGGCATGGATGTGATGCGCTGCGGCATCTTGCAAGCGCGTCGCGCCGGAGCGACCAAGGCCGACATTGCCAACACACTTTCGCTGGCGAAGTTCAAAAAACTGGTGCTTAAAAAATAG
- a CDS encoding GTPase: MPANLTAQYHKAEEQYRQAQTPEDELRCLELMLREIPKHKGTDKLQAELKHKISRAKEEVEQSKKSGGKKSAGIKIPRQGAGRVVIIGGPNSGKSQLLASLTRAAPEIAPYPFTTREVQPGMMAWEDISVQLLDTPPITVDVFDTNLLGIIRGSDLVLLLVDLGDDDGIDQLQQVLDRLGGTKTRLARESSLDEEDIGLSYTQAILVLNKIDLPEAADRLALLREFIKVDLPEIQISALEKTGLAELTSLVIEKLDIVRVYTKLPNKKEADYDKPFTLRRGGTLLDVAEMVHRDIAENFKYARVWGSGVIGGSQLKGDYVVHDKDVVEIHV, encoded by the coding sequence ATGCCAGCCAATCTCACCGCGCAGTATCACAAGGCCGAAGAGCAATATCGCCAGGCGCAAACGCCGGAAGACGAGCTCCGCTGTCTTGAGCTCATGCTGCGCGAAATCCCCAAACACAAAGGGACCGACAAACTTCAGGCCGAGCTGAAGCACAAAATCAGCCGCGCGAAAGAAGAGGTCGAACAGTCGAAAAAGTCGGGGGGGAAAAAGAGCGCGGGGATCAAGATTCCCCGGCAAGGGGCGGGACGCGTGGTGATCATCGGCGGCCCCAATAGTGGCAAAAGTCAGCTCCTGGCGAGTCTCACTCGCGCAGCGCCCGAGATTGCCCCTTATCCCTTCACCACGCGCGAAGTGCAGCCCGGCATGATGGCGTGGGAAGATATTTCCGTGCAGTTGCTCGATACCCCGCCGATCACGGTCGATGTCTTCGATACCAACTTGCTTGGCATCATTCGGGGGAGCGATCTGGTGCTGCTGCTGGTCGATCTGGGGGACGACGATGGAATCGATCAGCTGCAGCAAGTGCTCGACAGGCTTGGTGGAACGAAAACGCGCCTCGCCCGCGAGTCGTCGCTCGACGAAGAAGATATCGGCCTGTCGTACACCCAGGCGATCCTCGTGCTCAACAAAATCGACTTGCCCGAAGCTGCCGACCGGCTCGCGCTGCTGCGCGAGTTCATCAAGGTCGATCTCCCCGAGATTCAAATCTCGGCGCTCGAAAAAACGGGACTCGCCGAGCTCACTAGCCTCGTGATCGAGAAGCTCGATATCGTTCGCGTGTACACGAAGCTGCCGAACAAAAAAGAAGCGGACTACGACAAACCATTCACACTGCGGCGCGGCGGCACGCTGCTCGATGTGGCCGAAATGGTGCACCGCGATATCGCCGAAAATTTCAAATACGCCCGCGTCTGGGGCAGCGGCGTGATCGGCGGAAGCCAGCTCAAAGGGGACTATGTAGTGCACGACAAAGATGTTGTCGAGATTCACGTGTAG
- a CDS encoding ABC transporter permease, whose product MYWLALRMLTGDRAKYVSLIFSITFATLLMTQQVSIFMGIVRRAASQIEDVRDASIWVMDEKTRYIDEARGLPSTDLQRVRGVSGVEWAVRFYKGQAAARLEDGNYRTLVLIGLDDATLVGAPREMVAGSFEDLRRPNAVIIDKAGYEYMWPGQPYKIGRTFQLNDRRAVLVGVCKASPPFVTLPILYTRYTQADQFMPGNESILTFVLAKPAAGVDPQQVCDNIHRQTGLMALTSDQFFWKTINYFLGSTGIPVNFGITIALGFIVGAAVSGQTFYLFTLENLKQFGSLKAMGVTNTRLIGMILLQAGVVGVIGYGIGVGLTAIFFTYTNQITHLAGLHLTWLAAGMVGVAVMVIILLTSLVSLRKVLVLEPAVVFRG is encoded by the coding sequence ATGTATTGGCTAGCGCTCCGCATGCTCACCGGCGATCGGGCGAAGTATGTCAGCCTGATTTTCAGCATCACCTTTGCCACGCTGCTAATGACGCAGCAGGTGTCGATCTTCATGGGCATCGTTCGCCGAGCGGCGAGTCAGATTGAAGATGTCCGCGACGCCAGCATCTGGGTGATGGACGAAAAAACCCGCTACATCGACGAAGCTCGAGGTCTCCCCTCGACCGATCTGCAGCGCGTGCGCGGCGTAAGTGGGGTGGAGTGGGCGGTGCGGTTCTACAAAGGGCAAGCCGCTGCTCGGCTCGAAGATGGCAACTACCGAACGCTGGTCTTAATTGGCCTCGATGATGCAACCCTTGTCGGTGCCCCGCGCGAAATGGTCGCCGGCAGCTTTGAAGATTTGCGCCGCCCCAATGCAGTGATCATCGACAAAGCCGGTTATGAGTATATGTGGCCTGGTCAACCTTATAAGATCGGCCGCACCTTTCAACTCAATGATCGCCGCGCTGTCCTGGTGGGTGTCTGTAAAGCTTCTCCCCCATTTGTGACCCTCCCGATTCTTTATACGCGTTATACCCAGGCCGATCAGTTCATGCCGGGTAACGAAAGTATCCTTACGTTTGTGCTCGCCAAACCTGCGGCTGGCGTTGATCCTCAGCAAGTCTGCGACAACATTCACCGCCAAACCGGACTGATGGCGCTCACGAGCGATCAGTTCTTCTGGAAAACGATTAACTACTTCCTCGGCTCCACCGGCATTCCGGTGAATTTCGGGATCACGATCGCGCTCGGCTTCATTGTCGGTGCTGCTGTGTCGGGACAGACGTTCTATCTCTTCACGCTCGAGAACCTGAAGCAGTTCGGTTCGCTCAAAGCGATGGGGGTCACCAACACGCGGCTGATCGGCATGATCTTGCTGCAGGCAGGTGTGGTCGGCGTGATTGGTTATGGCATTGGAGTGGGCCTCACCGCCATCTTCTTCACCTACACCAATCAAATCACACACCTCGCGGGGCTGCATCTCACCTGGCTTGCAGCGGGAATGGTGGGGGTAGCGGTGATGGTGATCATCTTGCTCACGAGCCTCGTGAGTTTGCGCAAAGTGCTGGTGCTTGAACCGGCGGTTGTCTTCCGAGGCTAG
- a CDS encoding serine hydrolase domain-containing protein, producing the protein MSLTRSLFVFRILLALAATCLLAPSAFAENATENVAEKVAGLPEVTDAAEFDGATLAKIPAAMMAEVEAQRASGIVAMVGHAGRIVHLSAVGKADLETGREMKTDALFGIASMSKPISATALMILVEQKKVSLDEPVATYLPEFKNVRLKSGAAPSGPITIRHLLTHTSGMGGSQANEGTLAETVTKMAARPLDFSPGEKWQYSPAISVCGRVVEVVSGEAFDVFLRKNIFIPLGMHDTSFVPSAAQQERIAKLYKPGADKKSLVAATSWITDLSGERTPNPSGGLFSTARDLARFYQMVINGGEYQGHRILSAESIAEMTKLQTGEIVTGFTPGCGWGLGYIFVREPQGVTAMLSPGSFGHGGAFGTQGWIDPSRKMFFVLLVQRTDFGNSDGSELRGTFQQIAIDALKTK; encoded by the coding sequence ATGTCGCTAACGCGCTCTCTCTTTGTTTTTAGAATCTTGCTCGCTCTCGCGGCGACATGCTTACTCGCACCTTCAGCCTTCGCGGAGAACGCTACAGAGAACGTAGCTGAGAAGGTCGCCGGTCTCCCCGAAGTCACCGATGCGGCTGAGTTCGACGGCGCAACGCTCGCAAAAATTCCAGCAGCGATGATGGCGGAAGTCGAAGCACAGCGCGCCAGCGGCATTGTTGCAATGGTCGGTCACGCGGGACGTATCGTTCATCTCTCGGCCGTGGGAAAAGCCGACCTCGAAACGGGTCGCGAGATGAAGACCGATGCACTGTTCGGCATCGCTTCGATGAGCAAACCGATCAGCGCCACGGCGCTCATGATTCTCGTTGAGCAGAAGAAAGTGTCGCTCGATGAACCGGTGGCGACCTACCTGCCTGAGTTCAAAAATGTGCGTCTCAAAAGTGGTGCAGCGCCAAGCGGTCCGATCACGATTCGTCACTTGCTCACGCACACTTCGGGGATGGGTGGCAGCCAGGCGAACGAAGGAACACTCGCTGAAACGGTCACAAAAATGGCCGCACGACCCCTCGATTTTAGCCCCGGCGAGAAGTGGCAATACAGCCCAGCGATCAGTGTCTGTGGTCGCGTGGTCGAGGTCGTGAGTGGCGAAGCATTCGACGTTTTTCTGCGGAAAAACATCTTCATTCCCCTAGGAATGCACGACACTTCGTTTGTACCAAGCGCCGCGCAGCAGGAGCGGATCGCGAAGCTCTACAAGCCTGGCGCCGATAAGAAAAGTCTTGTCGCAGCGACGAGCTGGATCACCGATCTCAGTGGCGAACGAACCCCAAACCCTTCGGGCGGCTTGTTCTCGACGGCGCGCGATCTCGCGCGGTTCTATCAAATGGTGATCAATGGTGGCGAGTATCAAGGGCATCGCATTCTCTCGGCCGAGAGCATTGCCGAAATGACCAAACTGCAAACCGGCGAGATCGTGACCGGTTTCACACCGGGGTGCGGCTGGGGACTCGGTTACATCTTCGTCCGCGAGCCTCAAGGGGTCACCGCGATGCTCTCGCCTGGCAGCTTCGGCCATGGTGGTGCATTCGGAACGCAAGGCTGGATCGATCCGTCGCGCAAGATGTTTTTCGTTCTCCTGGTACAGCGCACCGACTTTGGCAACAGCGACGGTAGTGAGCTGCGCGGAACCTTTCAGCAGATTGCTATCGACGCGCTGAAGACGAAGTAA